A stretch of Cupriavidus necator DNA encodes these proteins:
- a CDS encoding AI-2E family transporter, producing the protein MNAPLLNQEAKRILLWVVVAVALFAAIIALAPVLTPFLFAFIFAYVLNPGVDWLQRRRVPRAVGVTLMILLLTVICVMLVLLAIAVLQREIPQIREQLPILLKKLNSVVSPRLAEFGVRIRFDFPGLRNMLSDRFSASPEDLLVVLLNYVKMSGSALITVAGIVFIVPIVMFYLMMDWHMVMRRIEGVVPRRWVPKVRELTNETDALLSQYLRGQILVMVILAAIYSIGLTIAGFDIGVPVGVFTGLAVFIPYIGFGVGLVMAILAALLQFGNWYGLAAVAVVYGFGQFIESFYLTPRLVGERIGLHPLVVIFALLAFGQLFGFFGVLLALPTCAVLLVGARQLRRVYLASDLYRK; encoded by the coding sequence ATGAATGCCCCGCTGTTGAACCAAGAGGCCAAGCGTATCCTGCTCTGGGTCGTCGTGGCCGTCGCGCTGTTCGCCGCCATCATCGCGCTGGCGCCGGTGCTGACGCCGTTCCTGTTCGCGTTCATCTTCGCCTATGTCCTGAACCCGGGCGTGGACTGGCTGCAGCGCCGCCGGGTGCCGCGCGCAGTCGGCGTGACGCTGATGATCCTGCTGCTGACGGTGATCTGCGTGATGCTGGTACTGCTGGCAATCGCGGTGCTGCAACGCGAGATCCCGCAGATCCGCGAACAGTTGCCGATCCTGCTGAAGAAGCTCAACTCCGTGGTCTCGCCCCGGCTGGCGGAGTTCGGCGTGCGCATCCGCTTTGACTTCCCGGGCCTGCGCAACATGCTGTCGGACCGCTTCTCGGCCAGCCCGGAAGACCTGCTGGTGGTGTTGCTGAACTACGTCAAGATGTCGGGCTCGGCGCTGATCACGGTGGCCGGCATCGTCTTTATCGTGCCCATCGTCATGTTCTACCTGATGATGGACTGGCACATGGTGATGCGCCGCATCGAGGGCGTGGTGCCGCGCCGCTGGGTGCCCAAGGTGCGCGAACTGACCAACGAGACCGACGCGCTGCTGTCGCAATACCTGCGCGGCCAGATCCTGGTGATGGTGATCCTGGCGGCGATCTACTCGATCGGTCTGACCATCGCCGGCTTCGATATCGGCGTGCCGGTCGGGGTCTTCACGGGACTGGCGGTGTTTATCCCGTATATTGGCTTTGGTGTCGGGCTGGTCATGGCGATCCTGGCCGCGCTGCTGCAGTTCGGCAACTGGTACGGGCTGGCCGCGGTGGCGGTGGTCTACGGCTTCGGCCAGTTTATCGAGAGCTTTTACCTGACCCCGCGCCTGGTGGGCGAACGCATCGGCCTGCACCCGCTGGTGGTGATCTTCGCGCTGCTCGCCTTCGGCCAGCTGTTCGGCTTCTTCGGCGTGCTGCTGGCGCTGCCGACCTGTGCCGTGCTGCTGGTCGGTGCGCGGCAGCTGCGGCGGGTTTACCTGGCCAGCGACCTGTACCGAAAATAA
- the hda gene encoding DnaA regulatory inactivator Hda gives MSPRPKQLSLELGSPPPSTFENFVVASNREAVQRLRELPAALAQEHASDRLVYLWGEVGCGRTHLLHALCEAGPQHGIRSRYLSPHHPLSDFLFDPWCQLYTVDDVELLDEARQIAVFSLYNEVRAHVRTALVVAGGLAPRAMPVREDLRTRLGWGLVYQVAPLSDDDKKAAVLHAARERGLQLSPEITHWLVTRHYRDMPSLMALLDALDTYSLERKRPVTLPLLREMFAEFRD, from the coding sequence ATGTCCCCGCGTCCCAAGCAACTGTCGCTCGAGCTGGGCAGCCCGCCGCCTTCGACCTTCGAGAATTTCGTGGTGGCATCCAACCGCGAAGCGGTGCAGCGCCTGCGCGAACTGCCCGCCGCGCTCGCCCAGGAGCACGCCAGCGACCGGCTGGTCTACCTGTGGGGCGAGGTCGGCTGCGGCCGTACCCACCTGCTGCACGCGCTATGTGAGGCCGGGCCGCAGCACGGCATCCGCAGCCGCTACCTGAGCCCACACCACCCGCTGTCGGACTTCCTGTTCGACCCGTGGTGCCAGCTCTACACCGTCGATGACGTCGAGCTGCTGGATGAAGCGCGCCAGATCGCGGTGTTTTCGCTCTACAACGAGGTGCGCGCCCACGTGCGCACCGCGCTGGTGGTGGCCGGCGGCCTGGCCCCGCGCGCGATGCCGGTGCGCGAAGACCTGCGCACGCGCCTGGGCTGGGGCCTGGTGTACCAGGTCGCGCCGCTGTCGGACGACGACAAGAAGGCCGCTGTGCTGCATGCGGCACGCGAGCGCGGCCTGCAGCTGTCGCCGGAGATTACGCACTGGCTGGTGACGCGGCATTACCGCGACATGCCAAGCCTGATGGCGCTGCTGGACGCGCTCGACACCTACTCGCTGGAACGCAAGCGGCCGGTGACGCTGCCGCTGCTGCGTGAAATGTTTGCTGAATTCCGGGATTAG